A stretch of Streptococcus chenjunshii DNA encodes these proteins:
- a CDS encoding ABC transporter substrate-binding protein translates to MKKKFALTAAAFLSTIVLAACGSAPSSNSSAAGNDIGDTIKIGLNLELTGDVSAYANAEKNGAELAVEEINKAGGVNGKKLELVSKDNKSDNSEAATVATNLATESKVNAIVGPATSSAVASASPNAQSAAVPLITPSGTQDDLTVNKDGEAYEYIFRTTFIDSYQGQVLAKYATENLKADKVVLYYDNSSDYAKGIAEEFKKEYKGDIVTEATFQSKDTDFQSALTKFKNKEYDAIIMPGYYQETGTIIKQAREMGIDAPIVGPDGFADDQLINLAGAENTNNVYYISGFSASSSDKAAEFVQAYEAKFGQAPSMFAALTYDSIYMIAESAEDAENSKDIAANLAKLEDFEGVTGTMTIDKSHNPVKSVSIIGLTNGEESSSEVVEAD, encoded by the coding sequence ATGAAGAAGAAATTTGCTTTAACTGCAGCAGCTTTCTTGAGTACGATTGTTCTGGCAGCCTGTGGATCGGCACCGTCCAGTAATTCATCAGCCGCAGGCAATGACATCGGCGATACGATAAAAATCGGCTTGAATCTTGAATTAACCGGCGATGTTTCAGCCTATGCCAATGCTGAAAAGAACGGCGCAGAGCTTGCGGTTGAGGAAATCAACAAAGCCGGAGGCGTTAACGGCAAAAAGCTTGAACTTGTCTCTAAAGATAATAAATCAGACAATTCAGAGGCAGCTACTGTAGCAACTAATTTAGCAACTGAAAGCAAGGTTAATGCTATTGTCGGTCCAGCAACTTCATCAGCTGTTGCTTCTGCCAGTCCTAATGCCCAGTCAGCGGCGGTTCCTTTGATCACACCGTCAGGAACTCAGGATGATTTAACAGTGAATAAGGATGGAGAAGCTTATGAATACATTTTCCGTACCACCTTTATTGACAGTTACCAAGGGCAGGTGCTTGCTAAATATGCGACAGAAAATCTGAAAGCGGACAAAGTAGTTCTTTACTATGATAATTCCAGCGATTATGCTAAAGGAATCGCTGAAGAATTTAAGAAAGAATATAAGGGTGATATTGTTACTGAAGCAACCTTCCAATCTAAAGACACCGATTTCCAATCGGCTTTGACGAAGTTCAAAAATAAAGAATACGATGCGATTATCATGCCGGGTTATTACCAAGAGACCGGTACAATTATCAAACAGGCTCGGGAAATGGGCATTGATGCACCAATAGTCGGTCCTGATGGCTTTGCTGATGATCAGCTCATCAATCTGGCCGGTGCTGAAAATACTAATAATGTTTATTATATTTCTGGTTTCTCGGCATCAAGTTCTGACAAGGCGGCTGAGTTTGTGCAGGCCTATGAAGCTAAGTTCGGTCAGGCACCGTCAATGTTTGCGGCTTTGACTTATGATTCAATCTACATGATTGCTGAAAGTGCCGAAGATGCTGAAAATTCTAAAGATATTGCAGCTAACCTTGCGAAATTGGAAGATTTCGAAGGGGTTACCGGAACAATGACAATTGATAAAAGCCATAATCCGGTTAAATCAGTTTCTATTATCGGTTTGACCAATGGCGAGGAATCTTCATCAGAAGTTGTCGAAGCTGACTAA
- a CDS encoding nuclear transport factor 2 family protein, translating to MSTNLEIFNAYNTALAAGDFPAVFATMDDAVIWHQPGRHSTSGIHRGKEALGAHLASFAEKTNGTFKVLTNWVSDNQDLIAANVTFVGKRTDGKELNMNGIDLFRIEDGKIKEVWLFSEDQAAEDTFWG from the coding sequence ATGTCAACAAATTTGGAAATTTTTAATGCTTATAATACCGCTCTTGCTGCTGGTGATTTTCCTGCAGTTTTTGCCACAATGGACGATGCTGTTATTTGGCATCAGCCTGGCAGACACAGTACTTCTGGGATTCACCGTGGAAAAGAAGCACTGGGGGCACATTTGGCATCGTTTGCTGAAAAAACAAATGGAACCTTCAAAGTGCTGACTAATTGGGTTTCTGATAACCAAGATTTAATTGCTGCCAATGTCACTTTTGTAGGGAAGCGTACAGATGGGAAAGAGCTTAATATGAATGGTATTGATCTTTTTCGTATAGAGGATGGCAAAATTAAAGAGGTTTGGCTCTTTTCCGAAGACCAAGCGGCAGAAGATACATTTTGGGGATAA
- the tmk gene encoding dTMP kinase, with translation MFKGVIISFEGPDGAGKTTVLEMLLPQLREQIKKDIVVTREPGGVLIAERIREVILDVSHASMDAKTELLLYMAARRQHFIEKVLPAVNQGKIVLIDRFIDSSIAYQGAGRGLDKKTIDRLNDFATDSRKPDLTLFFDLPSELGLSRIQQNKEREVNRLDLETLDMHKRVRQGYLELAQADPDRIVTLDASQAAETVAENALGVIMERLKQSR, from the coding sequence ATGTTTAAAGGGGTTATTATTTCTTTTGAAGGACCGGATGGTGCTGGGAAAACGACGGTTTTAGAGATGCTGCTGCCTCAGCTGCGGGAACAAATCAAAAAGGATATTGTTGTAACACGTGAGCCTGGCGGAGTTCTGATTGCCGAGCGTATCAGAGAGGTTATTCTGGATGTCAGCCATGCCAGTATGGATGCGAAAACAGAGCTGCTGCTCTATATGGCGGCCAGACGTCAGCATTTTATCGAAAAAGTGCTTCCGGCTGTGAATCAAGGAAAGATAGTGCTGATTGACCGCTTCATTGACAGTTCGATAGCTTATCAAGGAGCCGGAAGAGGGCTTGATAAAAAAACGATTGATCGTCTGAATGATTTTGCGACAGACAGCCGTAAACCAGATTTGACACTTTTCTTTGATTTGCCTTCTGAACTTGGCTTAAGCCGTATTCAGCAAAATAAGGAGCGGGAGGTTAACCGCCTGGATTTGGAAACACTGGATATGCATAAACGGGTTCGTCAAGGATATCTTGAATTAGCACAGGCAGATCCAGACAGAATAGTGACTCTCGATGCTTCTCAGGCTGCAGAAACAGTTGCTGAAAATGCTTTGGGAGTTATCATGGAACGGCTAAAGCAAAGCAGGTAA
- a CDS encoding winged helix-turn-helix transcriptional regulator, whose translation MSNKVSQYGICPFATTQKVLTGKWGLVIIYQLSTGTKRFNELQRLIPGITQTILTRHLRQLETDKIIKRQVFAEVPPRVEYSLTDIGKRFQSVLDAIELWGLDYINELNLTPSQNEAKN comes from the coding sequence ATGTCAAATAAAGTCAGTCAGTATGGAATTTGTCCTTTTGCTACAACACAAAAAGTTTTAACTGGTAAATGGGGACTGGTTATTATCTATCAACTAAGTACCGGAACAAAACGTTTTAATGAACTGCAGCGTTTAATCCCAGGTATTACGCAGACTATTCTGACAAGGCATCTTCGCCAATTAGAAACAGATAAAATCATTAAGCGGCAAGTTTTTGCAGAAGTGCCGCCTCGTGTTGAATATAGTTTAACAGACATAGGAAAACGTTTTCAATCTGTTTTAGATGCTATTGAACTTTGGGGACTTGACTATATTAATGAGCTCAATTTAACACCTTCGCAGAATGAAGCTAAGAACTAA
- a CDS encoding branched-chain amino acid ABC transporter permease has product MKKNLKSILAWIAVIALIYTILAVLISSGFLGVYYIQILMGIGISMIMAMGTNLVLGFSGQFSLGQAGFMAIGAYATAIMTDFNPTYGGYYLSMIVGALLAGVIAVIVGFPTLRLKGDYLAIATLGVSEIIRIAIVNGGDLTNGAAGLTGILPYSQWSTVFIFVVLILIFFMNYLRSSFGRQVISVREDEIAAEAMGVNTTKVKVMTFAIAAMTASIAGSLYVGYIGTIAPKDFTIMRSIDYLIIAVLGGLGSMTGTIVAAVVLGILNMYLQNFSDLRMIIYSLTLILVMVFRPGGLLGTKEFSFARLFKKKSKEGSR; this is encoded by the coding sequence ATGAAAAAAAATCTAAAATCTATTTTAGCCTGGATTGCTGTAATTGCACTTATCTACACTATTCTTGCAGTGCTTATCAGTTCTGGCTTTTTAGGCGTTTACTATATCCAGATTCTCATGGGAATCGGTATTTCGATGATCATGGCGATGGGAACCAATCTGGTTCTTGGCTTTTCCGGCCAGTTTTCTTTAGGGCAGGCAGGTTTTATGGCTATTGGTGCCTATGCAACAGCGATTATGACTGACTTTAACCCAACTTATGGCGGTTATTATCTCTCCATGATTGTCGGCGCGCTTCTTGCCGGAGTTATCGCTGTTATTGTCGGTTTTCCGACCCTGCGGTTAAAAGGAGATTATCTGGCGATTGCTACGCTTGGAGTATCAGAGATTATCCGAATTGCCATTGTTAATGGCGGCGATTTAACTAACGGAGCAGCAGGCTTAACCGGCATTCTGCCCTACTCACAGTGGTCTACGGTCTTTATCTTTGTTGTTCTTATACTCATCTTCTTTATGAACTACCTGCGCAGTTCCTTTGGCCGTCAAGTTATTTCGGTTCGGGAAGATGAAATTGCAGCGGAAGCTATGGGGGTTAACACCACTAAGGTTAAGGTGATGACCTTTGCCATTGCAGCTATGACAGCAAGTATTGCTGGTTCTCTTTATGTAGGCTATATCGGGACAATCGCCCCTAAAGACTTTACGATTATGAGATCGATCGATTATCTTATCATTGCTGTTCTGGGCGGGCTCGGCTCTATGACGGGCACGATTGTGGCCGCTGTTGTCTTGGGGATTCTGAACATGTATTTGCAAAACTTTTCCGACCTGCGGATGATTATCTACTCATTAACTCTGATTTTGGTTATGGTTTTCCGGCCCGGCGGCTTATTGGGAACCAAAGAATTCAGTTTTGCAAGATTATTCAAAAAAAAGTCTAAGGAGGGCAGTCGTTAA
- a CDS encoding branched-chain amino acid ABC transporter permease, with protein MLQQLVNGLILGSVYALLALGYTMVYGIIKLINFAHGDIYMMGAFIGYYLISYYHLNFFVALVLTIVVTAALGVLIEFLAYRPLRNSTRIAALITAIGVSFFLEYSMVYLVGAQARPFPQAIKTVKYSLGPVSISNVQIIILLVSVILMLALQFIVQKTKMGKAMRAVSVDSDAARLMGINVNSTISFTFALGSAMAGAAGVLIGLYYNSINPLMGMTPGIKAFVAAVLGGIGIIPGAAMGGFIIGLLETFSISIGLSSYRDAVVYAILIFILLIRPAGILGKYVKEKV; from the coding sequence ATGCTCCAGCAGCTTGTAAACGGTCTGATTTTAGGGAGTGTTTACGCTCTTTTGGCCCTAGGATACACTATGGTCTATGGGATCATCAAGTTGATCAACTTTGCCCACGGTGATATTTATATGATGGGTGCTTTTATCGGCTATTACTTGATTAGTTACTATCATTTAAATTTTTTTGTTGCTCTTGTGTTAACGATAGTGGTTACCGCAGCCTTAGGAGTTCTTATTGAATTTCTGGCTTACCGGCCCTTGCGCAATTCAACACGGATTGCTGCATTGATTACAGCCATCGGTGTTTCCTTTTTTCTGGAATACTCTATGGTATATCTGGTTGGAGCGCAGGCTCGTCCCTTCCCGCAGGCGATTAAGACAGTTAAATATTCATTAGGGCCTGTAAGTATCAGCAATGTCCAAATCATTATTCTGCTTGTTTCGGTAATTTTGATGCTGGCTTTGCAGTTTATTGTTCAGAAAACCAAGATGGGTAAAGCTATGAGGGCCGTGTCGGTTGACAGTGATGCGGCGCGGCTGATGGGTATCAATGTCAACAGCACCATCAGTTTCACTTTTGCACTGGGCTCAGCGATGGCAGGAGCAGCCGGTGTTTTAATCGGTCTTTACTATAATTCCATTAATCCGCTGATGGGAATGACTCCTGGTATTAAGGCCTTTGTAGCCGCTGTTTTGGGCGGAATCGGAATTATCCCTGGAGCAGCAATGGGTGGCTTTATTATCGGTCTTCTGGAAACATTCTCTATTTCTATCGGTTTATCCAGCTACCGTGATGCAGTCGTTTATGCGATTTTAATCTTTATTCTTTTGATCCGTCCGGCGGGTATTCTTGGCAAATATGTGAAAGAGAAGGTGTAA
- a CDS encoding ABC transporter ATP-binding protein, which produces MALLEIKNVTKNFGGLTAVGDVTMELNEGELVGLIGPNGAGKTTLFNLLTGVYEPSEGTVSLDGTILNGKLPYKIASLGLSRTFQNIRLFKEMTVLDNVLIGMANNSSLPIFSSLLRLPKFYKSEQDLQKEALNLLSIFGLEDKAESLAKNLPYGQQRRLEIVRALATKPKILFLDEPAAGMNPQETAELTELIRQIKDRFNITIMLIEHDMSLVMDVTERIYVLEYGRLIAQGTPDEIKNDQRVIEAYLGGEI; this is translated from the coding sequence ATGGCACTTCTTGAAATAAAAAATGTGACAAAGAATTTTGGCGGTCTGACTGCGGTTGGCGATGTGACTATGGAGTTAAATGAAGGAGAGCTTGTTGGGCTCATCGGCCCCAATGGTGCTGGAAAGACGACACTCTTTAATCTTTTGACCGGTGTTTATGAACCAAGTGAAGGTACTGTAAGTCTTGATGGTACGATTTTGAACGGAAAACTCCCTTATAAAATTGCTTCTTTAGGCTTGTCGCGCACCTTCCAGAATATTCGCCTGTTTAAGGAAATGACTGTTCTGGACAATGTACTGATAGGCATGGCTAATAACAGTTCCCTGCCTATTTTCTCCAGTCTTCTGCGTCTGCCTAAATTTTATAAAAGCGAGCAGGACCTGCAGAAAGAAGCACTGAATTTGCTATCTATTTTTGGTTTGGAAGATAAAGCCGAAAGTTTAGCGAAAAACCTGCCTTACGGTCAGCAGCGCCGCTTAGAGATTGTCCGGGCTTTGGCAACTAAACCTAAAATTCTTTTTCTGGATGAACCAGCAGCTGGTATGAATCCGCAGGAAACAGCAGAGCTGACAGAGCTTATCCGGCAGATTAAAGATCGTTTTAACATTACAATTATGCTGATTGAACATGATATGAGTTTGGTTATGGATGTGACCGAACGGATTTATGTTTTAGAATACGGCAGACTGATTGCTCAAGGGACACCGGATGAAATTAAAAATGACCAGCGTGTTATTGAGGCCTATCTGGGAGGTGAAATCTAA
- a CDS encoding ABC transporter ATP-binding protein — protein MTMLTVDNLSVHYGVIQAVKDVSFTVNEGEVVSLIGANGAGKTSILRTISGLVRPSGGSITFRGEAIQKAATRKIVASGLSQVPEGRHVFSGLTVLENLEMGAFLSNSREENQNNLQRVFDRFPRLEERKNQDAATLSGGEQQMLAMGRALMSKPKLLLLDEPSMGLAPIFIQEIFDIIQDIQKQGTTVLLIEQNAHKALSIADRGYVLETGKIVLSGTGEELLASDEVRKAYLGG, from the coding sequence ATGACAATGTTAACAGTTGACAATCTCTCGGTTCATTATGGGGTTATTCAGGCCGTTAAGGATGTCTCTTTTACGGTTAACGAAGGCGAGGTTGTCTCCTTAATCGGTGCTAACGGTGCAGGGAAAACATCGATTTTGAGAACTATCTCGGGATTGGTCCGTCCCAGCGGCGGAAGCATTACTTTTAGAGGCGAAGCCATTCAGAAAGCTGCGACGCGGAAAATTGTTGCCAGCGGTCTTTCTCAGGTTCCTGAAGGACGCCATGTCTTTTCGGGCCTGACTGTTTTGGAGAATCTGGAAATGGGTGCTTTTTTAAGCAACAGCCGTGAGGAGAATCAAAACAATTTACAGAGGGTGTTTGACCGTTTTCCGCGTCTGGAGGAGCGAAAAAATCAGGATGCAGCAACACTTTCGGGAGGTGAACAGCAGATGCTGGCTATGGGGCGTGCGCTGATGAGCAAACCCAAGCTCCTTCTGCTTGATGAGCCTTCGATGGGGCTGGCACCGATTTTTATTCAGGAAATTTTTGATATTATTCAGGATATTCAAAAACAGGGAACAACTGTTCTTTTGATTGAGCAAAATGCACATAAAGCTCTTTCGATTGCAGATCGCGGCTATGTTCTTGAAACTGGTAAGATTGTTCTCTCGGGTACTGGTGAGGAACTTTTAGCCTCTGATGAGGTGCGGAAAGCCTATTTGGGTGGGTAA
- the upp gene encoding uracil phosphoribosyltransferase, which translates to MGKFQVISHPLIQHKLSILRQTETSTKEFRELVNEIAMLMGYEVSRDLPLEDVEIETPITKTKQKQLAGKKLAIVPILRAGIGMVDGLLSLVPAAKVGHIGMYRDEETLQPVEYLVKLPEDIDQRQIFLVDPMLATGGSAVLAVDTLKKRGAANIKFVCLVSAPEGVKVLQEAHPDLDIYTAALDEKLNSNGYIVPGLGDAGDRLFGTK; encoded by the coding sequence ATGGGAAAATTTCAAGTTATTTCACATCCGCTTATTCAGCATAAGCTGTCTATTTTGCGTCAGACGGAAACATCGACTAAGGAGTTTCGGGAACTGGTTAACGAAATTGCTATGCTCATGGGATATGAGGTGTCGCGTGATCTGCCTTTGGAGGATGTAGAAATTGAGACTCCTATTACCAAAACCAAGCAGAAACAGCTGGCTGGGAAGAAGTTGGCTATTGTTCCTATCTTGAGAGCTGGTATCGGAATGGTAGACGGTCTGCTCAGTCTGGTTCCAGCGGCGAAGGTCGGTCATATCGGCATGTACCGCGATGAAGAAACGCTGCAGCCGGTTGAATATCTGGTTAAGCTGCCGGAAGATATTGATCAGCGTCAGATTTTTTTAGTAGATCCTATGCTGGCGACTGGAGGTTCAGCTGTTTTAGCTGTGGATACCTTGAAGAAGCGCGGAGCAGCCAATATTAAGTTTGTTTGTCTGGTATCAGCCCCCGAAGGAGTTAAGGTGCTGCAGGAGGCACATCCTGATCTTGATATCTATACTGCGGCGCTTGATGAAAAGCTGAATTCAAATGGCTATATTGTTCCAGGTCTGGGAGATGCAGGCGATCGCTTGTTTGGAACAAAATAA
- a CDS encoding DNA polymerase III subunit delta' gives MDLEQLQPKLFAEFKKILQADRLNHAYLFSGSFASFPMALFLAKSRFCENLQDSLPCGNCRSCRLIEAGDFADVSLIEPSGQVIKTDTVKELLRNFSQSGFEGKTQVFIIKECEKLHINAANSLLKVIEEPQSSAYMILLTADEDKVLPTIRSRTQIFHFPKNEAYLLEQSERAGLLKTQAKLFAQLAKDPQELDNLLSNKKNLELEQVCRRFISNLQEHPDLAYLEAARLVQYAADKSEQDIAFQLLTLLLAEEIKTKQNRRLLQLLFRARLMWQSNVSFQNALEYVVIS, from the coding sequence ATGGACTTAGAGCAACTACAACCAAAACTGTTTGCAGAGTTTAAAAAGATTCTGCAGGCTGATCGTTTAAATCATGCCTATCTTTTTTCAGGCAGCTTCGCAAGTTTTCCTATGGCGCTGTTTTTGGCTAAAAGCCGCTTTTGCGAAAATTTGCAGGACAGCCTCCCTTGCGGGAACTGCCGGTCCTGCCGCTTAATTGAAGCTGGAGATTTTGCTGATGTCAGTCTCATTGAGCCGAGCGGCCAAGTGATAAAAACTGATACTGTAAAAGAGTTGCTGCGTAATTTTTCGCAGTCAGGCTTTGAAGGGAAGACACAGGTGTTTATCATAAAGGAATGTGAAAAGCTGCATATTAATGCAGCTAACAGCCTGCTGAAAGTGATTGAGGAACCGCAGAGTTCTGCTTATATGATTTTACTGACAGCTGATGAGGATAAAGTGTTGCCGACTATCAGAAGCCGTACACAGATTTTTCATTTCCCCAAAAATGAGGCTTATTTGCTGGAACAGTCTGAACGGGCCGGTCTTTTAAAGACTCAGGCCAAACTGTTTGCGCAGCTGGCTAAGGATCCTCAGGAACTTGATAATTTACTGAGTAACAAGAAGAATCTGGAACTTGAGCAGGTTTGCCGGCGTTTCATCAGTAATCTTCAAGAACACCCTGATTTAGCTTATTTGGAAGCAGCCCGACTGGTTCAGTATGCGGCTGATAAAAGTGAACAGGATATCGCTTTTCAATTGCTGACTCTGCTTTTGGCAGAGGAGATAAAAACAAAGCAAAACCGCCGGCTTCTGCAGCTCCTTTTTCGAGCACGATTAATGTGGCAGAGCAATGTCAGCTTTCAAAATGCATTGGAATATGTGGTGATTTCATGA
- a CDS encoding DUF2129 domain-containing protein, protein MLKKEDRQGIAVYLYYNRDARKLNRIGDIIYHSRRMRYLLIYVDKTVLADKLAELSRLKFVKEVKVSHLDDINCDFVGSLFREEKN, encoded by the coding sequence ATGCTAAAAAAGGAAGATAGGCAAGGTATTGCTGTTTATCTCTATTATAACCGCGATGCCCGCAAACTGAACCGAATCGGTGATATCATTTATCATTCGCGCCGGATGCGCTATTTGCTTATTTATGTTGATAAGACTGTTTTAGCAGATAAACTGGCCGAACTCTCCCGTCTTAAATTTGTTAAAGAGGTGAAGGTTTCGCATCTGGATGATATTAATTGTGATTTTGTCGGCAGTCTTTTCAGAGAAGAAAAAAATTAG
- a CDS encoding ATP-dependent Clp protease proteolytic subunit, translating to MIPVVIEQTSRGERSYDIYSRLLKDRIIMLTGPVEDNMANSIIAQLLFLDAQDNTKDIYLYVNTPGGSVTAGLAIVDTMNFIKSDVQTIVMGMAASMGTIIASSGAKGKRFMLPNAEYLIHQPMGGTGSGTQQSDMAIVAEQLLKTRNKLEQILSENSGKPIEQIHKDAERDYWMDAKETLDYGFIDEIMENNELK from the coding sequence ATGATTCCTGTAGTTATTGAACAAACAAGCCGCGGCGAACGTTCTTATGATATCTACTCTCGTCTTTTAAAAGACCGTATCATTATGTTAACGGGTCCGGTTGAAGACAATATGGCTAACTCAATCATTGCTCAGTTGCTTTTTCTGGATGCTCAAGACAATACCAAGGATATCTACCTTTATGTCAACACTCCTGGCGGTTCTGTCACAGCCGGTCTGGCTATCGTGGATACCATGAATTTTATTAAATCCGATGTACAGACCATTGTAATGGGGATGGCAGCTTCCATGGGAACAATTATCGCCTCAAGCGGGGCAAAAGGCAAGCGGTTTATGCTCCCTAATGCTGAATACCTCATCCACCAGCCAATGGGAGGAACCGGAAGCGGCACACAGCAGTCAGATATGGCTATTGTTGCGGAGCAGCTCTTAAAAACCCGTAATAAATTAGAACAGATTTTATCAGAAAATTCCGGTAAGCCGATTGAACAGATTCACAAAGATGCTGAACGCGATTACTGGATGGATGCGAAAGAAACGTTAGACTATGGCTTTATTGATGAAATTATGGAAAATAATGAATTGAAATAA
- a CDS encoding CBS and ACT domain-containing protein encodes MPVKDFMTKKVVYVSPDTTVAAAADIMREQDLRRLPVIENDHLVGLVTAGTMAEASPSKASSLSIYEMNYLLNKTKIGDIMIKDVVTVSQYARLEDAIYIMMKHSVGILPVVDNGQIYGVITDKDVFRAFLEVSGYGEEGVRAVILADDSIGVLAKVVDTITDENLNIKHTVIASRKSGKTVIEVQIDGQVAIEDLKAKLLNQGIEVESIEKTAAKSLK; translated from the coding sequence ATGCCAGTAAAGGATTTTATGACCAAAAAGGTTGTTTATGTTTCCCCGGATACGACAGTTGCAGCAGCAGCAGATATTATGAGGGAACAGGACTTAAGACGTCTGCCGGTTATCGAAAACGATCATTTGGTCGGTTTAGTGACTGCAGGAACGATGGCAGAAGCCAGTCCGTCAAAAGCATCCAGTCTTTCGATTTATGAAATGAATTATTTGCTTAATAAGACGAAAATTGGCGATATTATGATAAAGGATGTTGTGACGGTATCGCAGTACGCTCGGCTTGAAGATGCTATTTATATTATGATGAAACACAGTGTCGGCATTCTTCCGGTTGTTGATAATGGGCAGATTTACGGGGTGATTACTGACAAGGATGTTTTTCGGGCTTTTTTGGAAGTGTCTGGTTATGGCGAAGAGGGTGTCCGGGCAGTTATTCTGGCAGATGACAGTATCGGGGTGCTGGCCAAAGTTGTGGATACCATCACTGATGAAAATCTCAATATCAAGCATACAGTTATTGCCAGCCGCAAATCAGGAAAAACAGTCATTGAGGTACAGATTGACGGTCAGGTAGCTATTGAAGATTTAAAAGCGAAGCTGCTTAATCAGGGAATTGAAGTGGAATCGATTGAAAAAACGGCGGCTAAGTCCTTGAAATAG
- a CDS encoding YlbF family regulator — MEKFLWYNFLMLRINEEFLAVEDAMETVLQAFLELEIVEKYRETKTAFLNDRELQQDIQHFQELQENYETMAPYKNARAENLKLRRRLLAQKRKIDMNDRLIRYRQAEVEVQKVLAELSQKISAAVSPDIFVDTGLPLAPHKRPHEKGRGRNIRERGEEHAKKGR; from the coding sequence ATGGAAAAGTTTTTATGGTATAATTTTCTTATGCTAAGGATTAATGAAGAGTTCCTAGCTGTTGAGGATGCTATGGAGACAGTTCTGCAGGCTTTCTTAGAATTGGAAATTGTGGAGAAATACCGGGAGACAAAAACAGCTTTTCTAAATGACAGAGAACTGCAGCAGGATATCCAGCATTTTCAGGAGCTTCAGGAAAACTATGAGACAATGGCTCCTTATAAGAATGCACGGGCAGAAAACCTCAAACTGCGCCGGAGGCTTCTGGCGCAAAAACGCAAAATAGATATGAATGACCGTCTTATCCGTTACCGCCAGGCTGAAGTTGAGGTGCAGAAAGTATTGGCTGAACTTTCACAGAAAATTTCTGCAGCGGTTTCGCCTGATATTTTTGTTGATACTGGGCTGCCCTTAGCTCCGCATAAACGTCCGCATGAAAAGGGGAGAGGCCGCAATATCCGAGAAAGAGGAGAAGAACATGCTAAAAAAGGAAGATAG